The Hymenobacter sp. GOD-10R genome includes a window with the following:
- a CDS encoding TonB-dependent receptor — MLQLLFDRIRRTQWLCLPVLLLLLSVHQVGAAPSSAQDALTRRISLQISNQELKAVLRLISQQADVKFVYSSKLINTQQKVTLQAREQRLDEVLNELLTPLNLSFEVLQNQVVIRRAEATGSVAPSTLEAHNSSVPMAVTVAGRVTQANGEGLPGVTVLVKGTSNGTTTDASGSFSLSLPDANATLTISAIGFITQEVPLQGRTQISIVLQTDVKALDDVVVIGYQTQRKADLTGAVSQINQRDIANLPVTNTSQILQGKAAGVAITQQTGAPGENISVRIRGIGTLNDNDPLYIIDGVPTKTGINQISPNDIESVNILKDASSAAIYGARASSGVVIITTKRGKSGKPRLNVSAYGGVQTASNLIKMANTSQYVAAYNIAAQNDGRDPIPANVAGSLPNVNWLKEVLKPAQQYNVQMDVSGGSDNSQYIVSGSYLKQDGLIQNSSFDRYNLRTAVNTTLSKYFKVGTNANLSYNKTRQVGTSGDGFGDGNPGASVVRFALFRTPGTTVYNDQGQFVDLPRTPDGNLATGFLGDGINPVALADATDRNFNRYSLLGNVFAEFTPIERLRIRSDYGVTFLITDYKQFFKTYGIDRAFNSPAQLAQSNNKEFNYNWTNTAVYDLPLGKSTFSFLLGTEAIKNNVQAISASRRGYVDQSSTFQYLDSGTGVQQNGGGEAHSALFSGFARVSYDYSSRYLASFNFRRDGSSQFLPGRRAESFYSGSVGWNLAQEEFMQGISALSLLKLRASVGQLGNSNIGNYPYASLIGGNFYYPFGGVSTQGLSIVSKGNPNIRWETSTQSNFGLDLGLLQGTLQLSVDYFIKNTSNVLLNLPQPSSAGNGGNPAVNAGKIRNQGLEVELNYRNTIGKDWSYNITGNLATLQNEVVSLGDATPIVGGRIDNNYFATLTSVGHPIGSFYLLQKEGIFQNAQEVFTHAYQGPGIQPGDVKYKDLSGPDGVPDGVIDGYDRTFVGSSIPKLTYGLTGNVRFQNFDLSLFFQGVYGNKLYNQVNTDIEGFYRAFNMTERAATNYWTGEGSTNEYPRLSWTGASNNKQPSDRFLEDGSYLRLKNLQLGYTFGEKVLAPVKVSSVRLFVSVQNLLTFTKYTGLDPEQGTNSNSLGDGVRAVGIDFGTYPSARTFTAGINASF, encoded by the coding sequence ATGCTACAACTTTTATTCGACCGAATACGGCGCACGCAGTGGCTGTGTCTCCCGGTGCTGCTGCTGTTACTCAGCGTGCACCAGGTAGGAGCCGCACCTAGCTCTGCGCAAGATGCCCTGACGCGGCGCATCAGCTTGCAGATCAGCAACCAAGAGCTAAAAGCGGTGCTTCGCCTGATAAGTCAGCAGGCTGATGTGAAGTTTGTGTACAGCTCCAAGCTCATCAATACGCAGCAGAAAGTGACGCTCCAGGCCCGCGAACAACGGCTGGATGAAGTGCTTAATGAACTGCTCACGCCGCTAAACCTATCTTTTGAGGTGTTGCAGAATCAAGTGGTTATCCGCCGGGCCGAAGCGACAGGTTCGGTGGCACCCTCCACGCTGGAAGCGCACAACTCGTCGGTGCCGATGGCCGTGACGGTAGCAGGCCGCGTAACTCAGGCCAACGGCGAAGGGTTGCCCGGCGTGACGGTATTGGTGAAGGGCACCAGCAATGGCACTACCACCGACGCCAGCGGTAGCTTCAGCCTAAGCCTGCCTGACGCCAACGCCACCCTGACGATTTCTGCCATTGGCTTCATCACCCAGGAAGTGCCGCTGCAAGGCCGCACGCAAATAAGCATCGTGTTGCAAACGGATGTGAAGGCGCTTGATGATGTGGTGGTTATCGGTTACCAGACCCAGCGCAAAGCGGATCTGACCGGTGCTGTTTCCCAGATTAACCAGCGCGACATTGCTAACCTGCCGGTTACTAATACAAGCCAAATTTTGCAGGGCAAAGCCGCTGGTGTAGCCATCACTCAGCAAACCGGGGCGCCGGGAGAAAATATTTCCGTGCGCATCCGTGGCATCGGTACCCTCAACGACAACGATCCGCTTTACATCATCGACGGGGTGCCCACGAAAACCGGTATCAACCAGATTTCGCCTAATGATATTGAAAGCGTCAACATTCTGAAGGATGCTTCCTCGGCGGCCATTTACGGGGCGCGGGCCTCCAGCGGCGTCGTGATTATTACCACCAAGCGTGGCAAGTCGGGCAAACCTAGGTTGAACGTCAGCGCGTACGGCGGCGTGCAAACGGCTTCCAACCTGATCAAGATGGCCAACACCAGCCAGTATGTGGCGGCCTACAACATTGCGGCCCAAAACGACGGCCGGGACCCAATTCCGGCGAATGTGGCCGGGTCGCTGCCCAATGTGAACTGGCTAAAGGAAGTGCTGAAGCCTGCACAGCAGTACAACGTGCAAATGGACGTGAGCGGCGGCAGTGACAACTCCCAGTACATCGTATCGGGCAGCTACCTCAAGCAAGACGGTCTAATTCAAAACTCGTCTTTTGACCGCTATAACCTGCGGACGGCCGTGAATACCACCTTGTCGAAGTACTTCAAGGTGGGCACTAATGCCAACCTCTCTTACAACAAAACGCGGCAGGTAGGCACCTCTGGCGACGGCTTCGGCGATGGTAACCCGGGCGCTAGCGTGGTGCGTTTCGCGCTGTTTCGCACGCCCGGTACCACGGTTTACAACGACCAAGGCCAGTTCGTGGACTTGCCCCGCACGCCGGATGGCAACCTAGCTACCGGTTTCCTAGGCGACGGCATCAACCCCGTAGCGCTGGCCGACGCTACTGACCGCAACTTCAACCGTTACTCGCTGCTGGGCAATGTATTTGCCGAATTCACGCCCATCGAGCGCCTGCGCATCCGCTCCGACTATGGCGTTACCTTCCTCATCACCGATTACAAGCAGTTCTTCAAGACGTACGGTATCGACCGCGCCTTCAACTCGCCGGCGCAGCTAGCCCAATCCAATAACAAGGAGTTCAACTACAACTGGACCAACACAGCCGTCTACGACTTGCCGCTGGGCAAGAGCACCTTTAGCTTTCTGCTTGGTACGGAAGCCATTAAGAACAACGTGCAAGCCATATCTGCCTCGCGTCGCGGTTATGTTGACCAGTCGTCTACCTTCCAGTACCTCGACAGTGGCACGGGCGTGCAGCAGAACGGTGGGGGAGAAGCCCACTCGGCGCTGTTCTCTGGTTTTGCCCGCGTGAGCTACGACTATAGCAGCCGCTACCTAGCTAGCTTCAACTTCCGCCGCGACGGCTCCTCTCAATTCTTGCCGGGCAGGCGGGCCGAGAGCTTCTACTCTGGCTCGGTAGGCTGGAACCTAGCCCAGGAAGAGTTCATGCAGGGAATATCGGCTTTGTCGCTGCTGAAGCTGCGCGCTAGCGTGGGCCAGCTTGGCAACTCGAACATCGGCAATTACCCTTACGCGTCGCTGATAGGCGGCAATTTCTACTATCCGTTCGGCGGCGTGTCTACGCAGGGCTTGAGCATTGTGAGTAAGGGCAACCCGAACATTCGGTGGGAAACCAGCACGCAGTCAAACTTTGGCTTGGACCTAGGTCTGTTGCAAGGGACCTTGCAGCTGTCAGTAGATTATTTCATCAAGAACACGTCGAACGTGCTGCTGAATTTGCCCCAGCCTAGCAGCGCTGGCAACGGTGGCAACCCCGCTGTGAACGCCGGTAAAATCCGCAACCAAGGCTTGGAAGTGGAGCTGAACTACCGTAATACCATCGGCAAAGACTGGAGCTACAACATCACCGGGAACCTAGCTACGCTGCAAAATGAAGTGGTGTCGCTGGGGGACGCTACGCCCATCGTCGGCGGCCGCATCGACAACAACTACTTCGCCACCCTAACTTCCGTGGGGCATCCCATTGGGTCGTTTTACCTGCTGCAGAAAGAAGGCATTTTCCAGAACGCCCAGGAAGTATTCACCCATGCCTACCAAGGCCCCGGCATTCAGCCTGGCGACGTGAAATACAAGGACCTCAGCGGCCCCGATGGGGTACCCGACGGCGTGATTGATGGGTACGACCGCACCTTCGTCGGCAGCTCCATTCCGAAGCTGACCTACGGTCTGACGGGCAACGTGCGCTTCCAGAACTTCGACCTGAGTTTGTTCTTCCAGGGCGTATACGGCAACAAGCTCTACAACCAGGTGAACACCGACATCGAAGGCTTTTACCGAGCCTTCAACATGACGGAGCGTGCGGCGACTAACTACTGGACCGGCGAAGGCAGCACCAACGAATACCCACGTTTGTCGTGGACCGGCGCTTCCAACAACAAGCAGCCCTCCGACCGCTTCCTAGAAGACGGCTCCTACTTGCGGCTCAAGAACTTGCAGCTAGGCTACACCTTCGGCGAGAAGGTACTGGCACCAGTGAAAGTGTCGTCGGTACGGCTGTTCGTCAGCGTGCAAAACCTGCTCACCTTCACCAAGTACACTGGCCTCGACCCGGAGCAAGGCACCAACAGCAACTCGCTCGGCGACGGCGTGCGCGCCGTGGGCATCGACTTCGGCACGTACCCCTCGGCCCGCACCTTCACGGCCGGTATCAACGCGAGCTTCTAA
- a CDS encoding LamG domain-containing protein, whose product MKRHLFYLLILPWLLVGFATALSSCSDSDDDDPQISGDKTKLTALIDSVTVGYNAAVEGTKPGNYTVGSKAALRSALDLAINTRDDAKYTQLEVNNATANLRRAVAAFRSGLIQEVSVANLVAQWKFEGNANDATANGNNGLLKSGPTGPGTAPGDGGVVPQLVADRFGRANQAYELNNGAYIEVPYKAALNPQALTISLWCKRFDANDNNYIVSLNRWNGFKLQLQGAGKPFFTASTTATIFDRDSEAGIVPVNTWAHVVTSYVDGTLKFYINGVLVKTWTNTQGALKTVPEPVNLAIGQQLPKEVYNRAPTAGQTADYFTYYNAAFFKGQLDDIRFYNRALTDAEVTSIYTIERSL is encoded by the coding sequence ATGAAAAGGCATCTATTTTACCTGCTTATACTCCCGTGGCTGCTCGTCGGGTTTGCCACGGCACTATCTTCTTGCTCCGACTCAGACGATGACGACCCGCAAATCAGCGGCGACAAAACGAAGCTGACGGCGCTGATCGACTCCGTAACCGTGGGCTACAATGCCGCCGTGGAAGGCACCAAGCCCGGCAACTATACCGTCGGCTCGAAAGCAGCCCTGAGGTCGGCGCTGGACCTAGCTATCAACACCCGGGACGACGCCAAATACACGCAGCTGGAGGTGAATAACGCCACGGCCAACCTGCGCCGGGCCGTGGCTGCTTTCCGGAGCGGGCTCATTCAGGAAGTTTCGGTAGCTAACCTGGTGGCACAATGGAAGTTCGAAGGTAATGCCAACGACGCTACTGCCAACGGGAATAACGGTTTGTTGAAATCGGGGCCAACAGGGCCGGGCACGGCACCGGGCGACGGTGGTGTAGTGCCGCAGCTCGTAGCTGACCGGTTCGGCCGGGCCAACCAAGCGTACGAGCTTAACAACGGTGCTTATATCGAAGTGCCGTACAAGGCGGCCCTGAATCCGCAAGCCCTAACTATTAGCTTGTGGTGCAAGCGCTTTGACGCGAACGACAACAACTATATCGTGTCGCTGAACCGCTGGAATGGCTTCAAGCTGCAGCTGCAAGGCGCCGGCAAGCCGTTCTTCACGGCGTCTACTACGGCCACGATTTTCGACCGCGACTCCGAGGCGGGCATTGTGCCGGTCAACACGTGGGCGCACGTAGTGACGTCATACGTCGACGGCACGCTGAAATTCTACATCAACGGCGTGTTGGTAAAAACCTGGACCAACACGCAAGGCGCCCTCAAGACGGTTCCGGAGCCAGTTAACCTGGCTATTGGTCAGCAACTTCCGAAGGAGGTATATAACCGTGCGCCCACTGCTGGCCAAACGGCGGATTACTTCACATACTACAACGCCGCCTTCTTTAAAGGGCAGCTCGATGATATCCGCTTCTACAACCGCGCCCTGACGGATGCGGAAGTAACGTCCATTTACACCATTGAAAGATCCTTATAA
- a CDS encoding tetratricopeptide repeat protein, which produces MKIITLLFAFFLAQRLQAQSSSPADTVEYARAKATTKDFAAADRLLISYNARHLDVNGLRLHAQVLYWNKAYERANEVHRRAITSFPDLAVLKLDYGRFLYELGKHRQAQAVLEGYLAHDSLQAEANLLVARICYQEGHLAAAENRAAFMLKHYPGNADATALLTELHQAQAPYLRLSSRYAAADQPLKALNDELESTWYRSWLLAPSLRVQFTHFNLPELARNSIWLQAGNTIRLNQSGLTLNLQGGVFRAQLGSGAWRPTGSVLLTQKVASYLYLDFNAEHRPYQRTLASVRSTTTVMQNVEGAAIRLNKSDRWLGKAVYECQTFADDNTVQTAYAWLLAPLLTTKLATLQGGYALSYATTKRSTYVPVKTLDEIVAANSPVAGYYAPYFSPKNQVVNSLLGSFKIKPPWKVTFSGQASVGVLAKADNPYLFLNKSASNELYVERGFLRTSYHPLDLQVVCQVKISPALSLAADYSYRKLFFFTAQQAGLQLSYHVASEQK; this is translated from the coding sequence ATGAAAATAATTACGTTACTATTTGCCTTCTTTTTAGCTCAAAGACTCCAGGCACAATCTTCTTCCCCGGCTGATACAGTGGAATATGCACGGGCGAAGGCTACTACCAAGGACTTTGCTGCCGCTGACCGCTTATTGATAAGCTACAACGCACGGCACCTGGATGTGAATGGATTGCGGCTGCACGCACAGGTTTTGTACTGGAACAAGGCGTACGAGCGCGCCAATGAGGTGCATCGTCGCGCCATTACCTCCTTTCCGGATCTAGCTGTGCTCAAGCTCGACTACGGGCGCTTTCTCTACGAGCTCGGAAAACATAGGCAGGCGCAAGCCGTGCTGGAAGGGTACCTAGCCCATGATAGTCTCCAGGCCGAAGCCAACCTGCTGGTGGCACGCATTTGCTACCAGGAAGGACACTTGGCCGCGGCCGAAAACCGGGCTGCGTTCATGCTCAAGCACTATCCTGGCAACGCCGACGCCACGGCCCTGTTGACCGAACTGCACCAAGCGCAGGCGCCTTATCTGCGGCTAAGCAGCCGCTATGCCGCCGCCGACCAGCCGCTGAAAGCGCTGAACGACGAGCTGGAAAGTACGTGGTATCGCTCGTGGCTGCTTGCGCCTTCGCTGCGGGTGCAATTCACGCATTTCAACTTGCCAGAGCTAGCACGCAATTCTATTTGGCTGCAAGCAGGGAACACGATCCGGCTGAACCAAAGTGGATTGACTCTGAATCTGCAAGGGGGGGTGTTTCGAGCGCAGCTAGGCAGCGGTGCTTGGCGCCCAACGGGCAGTGTGCTGCTTACCCAGAAGGTGGCAAGCTACCTCTACCTAGACTTTAATGCAGAGCACCGACCTTACCAGCGTACCCTAGCCAGCGTGCGCAGCACGACTACTGTAATGCAAAACGTGGAGGGCGCAGCAATCCGGCTAAATAAATCGGATCGGTGGCTCGGCAAAGCGGTTTACGAGTGCCAAACGTTTGCCGACGACAACACGGTTCAAACGGCCTACGCGTGGCTACTGGCTCCGCTGCTCACTACTAAGCTCGCTACGCTGCAAGGCGGCTACGCCCTGAGTTACGCTACCACGAAGCGAAGCACATACGTGCCAGTCAAGACGCTCGATGAAATAGTGGCTGCCAACAGCCCCGTGGCAGGCTACTACGCGCCGTATTTCTCGCCCAAGAATCAAGTTGTCAACTCACTGCTAGGCTCCTTTAAGATAAAGCCGCCCTGGAAGGTGACGTTTTCGGGGCAGGCCAGCGTGGGCGTGCTGGCGAAGGCCGACAACCCTTATTTGTTCCTGAATAAATCGGCTAGCAATGAGCTGTACGTAGAGCGAGGCTTCTTGCGCACATCCTATCACCCGCTTGATCTGCAAGTGGTTTGTCAGGTGAAAATATCGCCGGCGCTTTCCTTGGCTGCTGACTACAGTTACCGCAAACTTTTCTTTTTTACTGCGCAGCAGGCTGGCCTGCAACTCAGCTATCATGTGGCCTCAGAACAAAAATAA
- a CDS encoding RagB/SusD family nutrient uptake outer membrane protein, whose product MKIKPFALGLLGTLALTTGCEKFLDQPVLGQYEAGQFFTSDTNTILAVNAAYVPLSFRDGGSNTIWVLGDVASDDAVKGSNPGDQADFENVDNFSIAPINAAVEAQWKRDYDGVFKCNAVIDGLPESNTSVSATVRQQAVGQAKFLRAYYYLELTSLYGDIPLRVKVETPVELQSPALPQAQIYAQIEADCQAAADALPTSWSGSDLGRATKGAALALLAKTYLYEKKWALAAQTAQAVGALGYKLTSVFADNFRAATKNNTETIFSVQHTSALSPSQGNNLNQWFAPRPQNGYGFFLPTQSLVDNFERTSAGIVDPRLDYTVGRTGQPLFGVPFDPTWTSTGYVAKKHLQPLTEIPTTIKGDGSLNYQAIRYADVLLMQAEAFNESGNSMAALQALNQVRKRARESYLYDTSLPGAGTVPAGLLPDITVTDQSQLRDLIRRERRSELALEFHRFFDLIRYGEAYARQALSDRPNFNYARNQFYPIPQSERDTNKKLGK is encoded by the coding sequence ATGAAAATCAAACCATTTGCTCTTGGCTTGTTGGGCACGCTGGCCTTGACGACCGGGTGCGAGAAATTCCTGGATCAACCCGTGCTCGGGCAATACGAGGCGGGGCAGTTCTTCACCTCCGATACCAACACCATCCTGGCCGTAAATGCGGCCTACGTGCCGCTCTCGTTTCGCGACGGCGGCTCCAACACCATCTGGGTGCTAGGCGATGTGGCTTCCGACGACGCCGTGAAAGGTAGCAACCCCGGCGACCAAGCCGACTTCGAGAACGTCGATAACTTCAGCATTGCGCCCATCAACGCCGCCGTAGAAGCCCAGTGGAAGCGTGACTACGATGGCGTATTCAAGTGCAACGCAGTTATCGATGGCTTGCCGGAATCGAACACCAGCGTTAGCGCCACGGTGCGCCAGCAGGCAGTAGGGCAGGCCAAGTTTCTGCGAGCTTACTACTACCTGGAGCTGACCTCGCTCTACGGCGATATTCCGTTGCGTGTGAAGGTGGAAACGCCCGTGGAGCTGCAAAGCCCGGCTCTGCCGCAAGCCCAGATCTACGCCCAAATCGAGGCCGACTGCCAGGCTGCGGCCGATGCCCTGCCCACAAGCTGGTCTGGTTCCGACCTAGGCCGGGCTACCAAAGGAGCAGCCCTAGCTTTGCTAGCAAAAACCTACCTCTACGAGAAGAAATGGGCACTGGCCGCCCAAACGGCGCAAGCGGTGGGCGCCTTGGGTTATAAGCTGACCTCGGTGTTCGCCGATAATTTCCGCGCCGCGACCAAAAACAACACTGAAACTATCTTCTCGGTGCAGCACACCAGCGCCTTAAGTCCCAGCCAGGGCAACAACCTCAACCAGTGGTTTGCTCCGCGTCCGCAGAACGGGTACGGCTTTTTTCTTCCTACCCAGAGTTTAGTGGACAACTTCGAGCGGACCTCCGCCGGCATCGTTGATCCGCGCCTGGACTACACCGTCGGGCGGACGGGCCAGCCGTTGTTCGGTGTGCCTTTTGACCCCACCTGGACCTCGACGGGCTACGTAGCCAAGAAGCACTTGCAGCCGCTTACCGAGATTCCGACCACCATCAAAGGTGACGGCAGCTTAAACTACCAAGCCATTCGGTACGCCGATGTGCTGCTGATGCAGGCCGAAGCTTTCAACGAAAGCGGTAACAGCATGGCGGCCTTGCAAGCTCTCAACCAGGTGCGCAAAAGAGCCCGCGAAAGCTACCTCTACGATACTTCGCTGCCGGGCGCCGGCACAGTACCCGCAGGCCTGCTGCCCGACATTACCGTGACGGACCAAAGCCAGTTGCGCGACCTGATTCGGCGGGAGCGGCGCTCGGAGCTAGCCCTAGAGTTTCACCGGTTCTTCGACCTGATTCGCTACGGTGAGGCTTATGCCCGCCAAGCGCTAAGCGACCGGCCCAATTTCAACTACGCTCGCAATCAGTTTTATCCCATTCCGCAGAGCGAGCGGGACACCAATAAAAAGCTAGGTAAATAG
- a CDS encoding glycoside hydrolase family 130 protein codes for MTDSNKSSYLTGSLLTLALAGLLSCNSSDRAQTTTQPTAESWTMLNFTKVDSANPIMGPSMVGRFVDPIAKQPVLWEEKDVFNPAVVVKDGKIYMLYRAENKVGALEKASRIGLATSTDGIHFTRMKEPVLYPDNDAQKKYEWPGGTEDPRVVESDDHTYYMTYTAYDGALARLQVASSKDLLHWTKYGSVFNDVADGKYVDKWSKSGSIVSRYEPDGRIVATKIKGKYWMYWGDAQIWLATSDDLIHWTPLEMAAGEKPPVPLRAQALTLPNLKIVLPTREGKFDSDLVESGPPAMLTDKGILLIYNSRNVPAIGDKSLPEGTYTAAQALFDKNDPATLLNRTDTYFMRPEKPYETTGQVNQVVFLEGLARYNSKWFLYYGTADSKIAVATRPVE; via the coding sequence ATGACAGATTCCAACAAAAGCTCCTACCTGACTGGCAGCTTACTGACCCTAGCCCTCGCCGGACTGCTGAGCTGCAACAGCTCCGATCGAGCGCAAACAACAACCCAACCCACCGCCGAAAGCTGGACGATGCTCAACTTCACCAAAGTCGACAGCGCCAACCCAATTATGGGACCTAGCATGGTCGGCCGGTTCGTTGACCCTATCGCTAAGCAGCCCGTGCTCTGGGAAGAAAAGGACGTATTCAACCCGGCGGTAGTAGTGAAGGACGGGAAGATCTACATGCTGTATCGGGCAGAAAACAAGGTGGGTGCTCTCGAAAAAGCGTCGCGTATCGGCCTAGCTACTAGTACCGATGGCATTCACTTCACCCGCATGAAAGAGCCGGTGCTATATCCCGATAACGACGCTCAGAAGAAATATGAGTGGCCCGGCGGCACGGAAGACCCTAGGGTGGTGGAGAGCGACGACCACACCTATTACATGACCTATACGGCCTACGACGGCGCCCTAGCCCGCTTGCAGGTGGCTTCATCGAAAGACCTGCTACACTGGACTAAGTACGGCAGTGTTTTTAACGACGTAGCGGACGGCAAGTACGTCGATAAATGGAGCAAGTCAGGCTCCATTGTATCGCGCTACGAGCCCGATGGCCGTATTGTAGCAACCAAAATCAAGGGCAAGTACTGGATGTATTGGGGCGACGCGCAAATCTGGCTAGCTACCTCCGACGACCTTATCCATTGGACGCCCTTGGAAATGGCCGCCGGCGAAAAGCCCCCCGTACCCTTGCGCGCTCAGGCTCTCACCTTACCCAACCTAAAGATTGTGCTGCCCACCCGCGAAGGCAAATTCGACAGCGACCTAGTCGAATCGGGGCCACCGGCCATGCTCACTGACAAAGGCATCTTGCTGATATACAACAGCCGGAACGTGCCTGCCATCGGCGACAAGTCGCTGCCGGAAGGTACTTACACCGCGGCGCAGGCCCTATTCGATAAGAACGATCCGGCTACGCTGCTCAACCGCACAGATACTTATTTCATGCGCCCCGAAAAGCCGTATGAAACGACTGGGCAAGTAAACCAAGTAGTGTTTCTGGAAGGCCTGGCCCGCTACAACTCCAAATGGTTTCTCTACTATGGCACCGCTGATTCTAAAATTGCTGTAGCGACGCGACCAGTGGAGTAA
- a CDS encoding FecR family protein, with the protein MPDYVQYTAEDFAQDDFFVRWVLLPDAETEAFWQNWLTTFAFRREEVEAARHLVLALHQLPQQRMAVGEKMMLKQRIFDEIEAREQARPPMVRAMPRVAWQWAAAALLVFGLLGGSWYLWQARQGAPAMAYLQVVKTQTADSLREVANATDDTHLVALSDGSSVLLRPHSRLAFPTRFTGPNRNVYLEGAAFFEVAKNPSRPFFVNTAHLVTKVLGTSFEVQARPAAARVVVTVKTGRVSVYPQSSAEAAAQRQTRKLEGFVLVPNQQATYRLADRKLLRTLLPQPRLQAVQPTFEYTETSLSEVFAQLEKAYGVHIVYDEAVLGNCPLTASFTDEPLFEKLGLICKAVQANYEVMDAQIVVTGPGCK; encoded by the coding sequence ATGCCCGACTACGTTCAGTATACTGCCGAAGACTTTGCCCAGGACGATTTTTTCGTGCGGTGGGTATTGCTGCCTGATGCAGAGACAGAAGCATTCTGGCAAAATTGGCTGACCACCTTTGCTTTTCGGCGCGAGGAGGTGGAAGCGGCGCGCCACTTGGTGTTGGCGTTGCATCAGTTGCCGCAGCAGCGCATGGCCGTAGGCGAGAAGATGATGCTCAAGCAGCGCATCTTCGATGAAATTGAGGCGCGTGAACAAGCACGGCCGCCGATGGTGCGCGCGATGCCGCGAGTGGCATGGCAATGGGCCGCGGCGGCGCTGCTAGTGTTTGGGTTGCTCGGGGGAAGCTGGTATTTGTGGCAGGCTCGCCAAGGCGCGCCTGCTATGGCTTACCTACAGGTGGTGAAAACGCAAACTGCCGACTCGTTGCGTGAAGTGGCCAACGCCACCGACGATACGCATCTAGTCGCTTTATCCGATGGTAGCTCGGTGTTGCTGCGGCCGCATAGTCGGCTGGCTTTTCCGACGCGCTTCACTGGGCCTAACCGCAACGTGTACCTCGAAGGCGCCGCTTTCTTTGAAGTGGCTAAAAATCCGAGTCGGCCCTTCTTCGTGAACACTGCCCACTTGGTGACGAAAGTGCTTGGTACCAGCTTTGAAGTGCAAGCTAGGCCCGCGGCGGCCCGTGTAGTCGTGACCGTGAAAACGGGCCGCGTATCGGTGTACCCGCAAAGCAGCGCCGAAGCCGCTGCTCAGCGCCAGACGCGCAAGCTAGAAGGCTTTGTGCTGGTGCCTAACCAGCAAGCCACCTACCGCTTGGCCGACCGGAAGCTTCTACGGACTTTGTTGCCGCAGCCTAGGTTGCAAGCCGTACAGCCAACTTTTGAATACACCGAAACGTCTCTCAGCGAAGTATTTGCCCAACTAGAAAAGGCCTATGGCGTGCACATCGTGTACGACGAAGCCGTGCTCGGCAACTGCCCGCTGACGGCGTCTTTCACCGATGAGCCGCTATTCGAAAAGCTAGGTCTGATCTGCAAAGCCGTGCAAGCCAACTACGAAGTAATGGACGCGCAAATTGTAGTGACGGGTCCTGGTTGTAAGTAA